The following proteins are co-located in the Hippoglossus stenolepis isolate QCI-W04-F060 chromosome 23, HSTE1.2, whole genome shotgun sequence genome:
- the rbm46 gene encoding probable RNA-binding protein 46 isoform X1 has protein sequence MANDRKDEDRDSDGDMEGDPEGEWGLSCTKEMALFSLMKQTGCTIMQVNGQRKFGGPPLGWEGPPPPRGCEVFVGKLPRDVYEVQLLPLFESVGQVYELRLMLEFNGQNRGYAFVMFANRESAQRAIQTLDNHEIKPGKFIGVCVSLNNCRLFIGSIPKDKKREEIMAEMKEVMEGVVDVIVYPSSSDENRNRGFAFVEFESHKAAAIARRKLRSGAYKLWGNNIHVNWADPEKDVADEVMQRYKVLYVRNLMLSTTEETLFHEFSSFKPGSVAFVRKLGNQAFVHYRHREDTIAALISMNGAKIDGATVEVRLSKPVGMRNRQGAGSGVCSKVDLENNARGGGAREGNGELHWNDEGMKGELEYGCSPPRRTSVPPQLVNPLYPGTAGGDLDRCVFPVFPGAPLSPTSLLSLKQSQISSAVSLLDFYCHSNCWSQPEYHLFSTPGKDGQLLLLYKVVIPATQSSYIPDKLCVLLDDAKELAAQTTLRNLELSFHSESSSDSQSSPSPPPARASSATTQGFLTGNGRAYTSCLPPSAPPPPPPFSASQTQRFFINSPSPFY, from the exons ATGGCGAATGACAGAAAAG ACGAAGACCGAGACTCTGACGGAGACATGGAGGGAGACCCCGAAGGAGAGTGGGGGCTGTCGTGCACTAAGGAGATGGCGCTGTTCTCTCTGATGAAGCAGACCGGCTGCACAATCATGCAGGTGAACGGGCAGAGGAAGTTCGGCGGACCGCCACTTG gttgGGAGGGGCCGCCCCCCCCGCGGGGCTGCGAGGTGTTTGTGGGGAAGCTTCCCAGGGACGTGTACGAAGtccagctgctgcctctgtttgAGAGCGTAGGCCAGGTCTACGAGCTCAGACTCATGTTGGAGTTCAATGGCCAGAACCGCGGCTACGCTTTCGTCATGTTTGCCAACAG AGAATCAGCACAGAGGGCCATCCAGACGCTGGACAACCACGAGATCAAGCCGGGAAAGTTCATTGGCGTGTGCGTGAGTCTGAACAACTGCCGCCTCTTCATCGGCTCCATCCCCAAAGACAAGAAGAGGGAAGAGATCATGGCGGAGATGAAGGAG gtgATGGAAGGTGTGGTGGACGTCATCGTGTATCCCAGTTCCTCTGATGAGAATAGAAACAGAGGGTTTGCCTTTGTTGAGTTTGAATCTCACAAAGCAGCAGCCATAGCCCGAAGGAAGCTGCGGTCTG GAGCCTATAAGCTGTGGGGTAACAACATCCATGTGAACTGGGCCGATCCTGAGAAGGACGTGGCCGACGAGGTGATGCAGCGCTATAAAGTCCTCTAT GTTCGTAACCTGATGCTGAGCACGACCGAAGAGACGCTCTTTCACGAGTTCTCTAGCTTCAAACCGGGCTCAGTGGCGTTTGTCAGGAAGCTCGGTAATCAGGCCTTCGTGCACTACCGCCACCGTGAAGACACCATCGCCGCATTGATCTCAATGAACGGGGCCAAGATCGATGGTGCCACTGTGGAGGTGAGGCTGTCCAAACCAGTGGGGATGAGAAACAGGCAAGGGGCCGGCAGTGGCGTCTGCAGCAAAGTGGACCTGGAAAACAatgcaagaggaggaggagcaagagAAGGAAACGGGGAGCTGCACTGGAACGATGAGGGGATGAAGGGAGAACTCGAGTATGGGTGTTCTCCACCAAGACGCACATCCGTGCCTCCTCAGCTGGTGAATCCCTTATACCCAGGAACAGCAGGAG gtgacCTGGACAGGTGCGTGTTCCCGGTCTTTCCCGGCgcccccctctcccccaccaGCCTGCTGTCGCTGAAGCAGAGTCAGATCAGCTCTGCCGTCAGCCTCCTCGACTTCTACTGCCACAGCAACTGCTGGTCGCAGCCCGAGtaccacctgttctccacccCGGGAAAGGAtggacagctgctgctgctctacaAG GTTGTGATCCCAGCTACACAAAGCAGCTACATCCCTGACAaactgtgtgtgctgctggacGACGCCAAAGAATTAGCTGCACAGACCACACTGAGGAACCTGG aATTGTCTTTCCATAGCGAATCCTCCAGTGATTCTCAAAgcagcccctctcctcctcccgccCGGGCCTCCTCTGCCACCACTCAGGGGTTTCTGACCGGCAATGGCAGGGCCTACACCTCCTGCCTGCCTCCCtctgccccacccccacccccacccttcTCTGCCTCCCAGACTCAGAGGTTCTTCATCAACTCCCCGTCGCCTTTTTACTGA
- the rbm46 gene encoding probable RNA-binding protein 46 isoform X2: MANDRKDEDRDSDGDMEGDPEGEWGLSCTKEMALFSLMKQTGCTIMQVNGQRKFGGPPLGWEGPPPPRGCEVFVGKLPRDVYEVQLLPLFESVGQVYELRLMLEFNGQNRGYAFVMFANRESAQRAIQTLDNHEIKPGKFIGVCVSLNNCRLFIGSIPKDKKREEIMAEMKEVMEGVVDVIVYPSSSDENRNRGFAFVEFESHKAAAIARRKLRSGAYKLWGNNIHVNWADPEKDVADEVRNLMLSTTEETLFHEFSSFKPGSVAFVRKLGNQAFVHYRHREDTIAALISMNGAKIDGATVEVRLSKPVGMRNRQGAGSGVCSKVDLENNARGGGAREGNGELHWNDEGMKGELEYGCSPPRRTSVPPQLVNPLYPGTAGGDLDRCVFPVFPGAPLSPTSLLSLKQSQISSAVSLLDFYCHSNCWSQPEYHLFSTPGKDGQLLLLYKVVIPATQSSYIPDKLCVLLDDAKELAAQTTLRNLELSFHSESSSDSQSSPSPPPARASSATTQGFLTGNGRAYTSCLPPSAPPPPPPFSASQTQRFFINSPSPFY, translated from the exons ATGGCGAATGACAGAAAAG ACGAAGACCGAGACTCTGACGGAGACATGGAGGGAGACCCCGAAGGAGAGTGGGGGCTGTCGTGCACTAAGGAGATGGCGCTGTTCTCTCTGATGAAGCAGACCGGCTGCACAATCATGCAGGTGAACGGGCAGAGGAAGTTCGGCGGACCGCCACTTG gttgGGAGGGGCCGCCCCCCCCGCGGGGCTGCGAGGTGTTTGTGGGGAAGCTTCCCAGGGACGTGTACGAAGtccagctgctgcctctgtttgAGAGCGTAGGCCAGGTCTACGAGCTCAGACTCATGTTGGAGTTCAATGGCCAGAACCGCGGCTACGCTTTCGTCATGTTTGCCAACAG AGAATCAGCACAGAGGGCCATCCAGACGCTGGACAACCACGAGATCAAGCCGGGAAAGTTCATTGGCGTGTGCGTGAGTCTGAACAACTGCCGCCTCTTCATCGGCTCCATCCCCAAAGACAAGAAGAGGGAAGAGATCATGGCGGAGATGAAGGAG gtgATGGAAGGTGTGGTGGACGTCATCGTGTATCCCAGTTCCTCTGATGAGAATAGAAACAGAGGGTTTGCCTTTGTTGAGTTTGAATCTCACAAAGCAGCAGCCATAGCCCGAAGGAAGCTGCGGTCTG GAGCCTATAAGCTGTGGGGTAACAACATCCATGTGAACTGGGCCGATCCTGAGAAGGACGTGGCCGACGAG GTTCGTAACCTGATGCTGAGCACGACCGAAGAGACGCTCTTTCACGAGTTCTCTAGCTTCAAACCGGGCTCAGTGGCGTTTGTCAGGAAGCTCGGTAATCAGGCCTTCGTGCACTACCGCCACCGTGAAGACACCATCGCCGCATTGATCTCAATGAACGGGGCCAAGATCGATGGTGCCACTGTGGAGGTGAGGCTGTCCAAACCAGTGGGGATGAGAAACAGGCAAGGGGCCGGCAGTGGCGTCTGCAGCAAAGTGGACCTGGAAAACAatgcaagaggaggaggagcaagagAAGGAAACGGGGAGCTGCACTGGAACGATGAGGGGATGAAGGGAGAACTCGAGTATGGGTGTTCTCCACCAAGACGCACATCCGTGCCTCCTCAGCTGGTGAATCCCTTATACCCAGGAACAGCAGGAG gtgacCTGGACAGGTGCGTGTTCCCGGTCTTTCCCGGCgcccccctctcccccaccaGCCTGCTGTCGCTGAAGCAGAGTCAGATCAGCTCTGCCGTCAGCCTCCTCGACTTCTACTGCCACAGCAACTGCTGGTCGCAGCCCGAGtaccacctgttctccacccCGGGAAAGGAtggacagctgctgctgctctacaAG GTTGTGATCCCAGCTACACAAAGCAGCTACATCCCTGACAaactgtgtgtgctgctggacGACGCCAAAGAATTAGCTGCACAGACCACACTGAGGAACCTGG aATTGTCTTTCCATAGCGAATCCTCCAGTGATTCTCAAAgcagcccctctcctcctcccgccCGGGCCTCCTCTGCCACCACTCAGGGGTTTCTGACCGGCAATGGCAGGGCCTACACCTCCTGCCTGCCTCCCtctgccccacccccacccccacccttcTCTGCCTCCCAGACTCAGAGGTTCTTCATCAACTCCCCGTCGCCTTTTTACTGA
- the LOC118102892 gene encoding zinc finger protein 436 gives MRNADEKLSQTRKAQILGEFVTERLAAASREILAAVERTVSGYEEEAAGFRLEVERQRRQLEALLQPRVKLQRAGVKRRRILSHADEEEAEEEKLEDLKNQTPSRPQRKSVSPQASETQNHVHLRIRILDDPQTDVLSKNVLKKCPMLKLKCPRGLEQSDFLDLLRRTFPQLATNDKPLDILTSDRGRKLRCLKLKTVTPEELHRNISRAGRGTSTLFIRPKARTEPEASEEEIQPLRRKDDGTRDSSSTAAVLMCDDVAPQTSGRVQEADVVSGGSTLQQQDLRTEDEDDDVDDEDDDEAQDAVCRPAAESERDADDDDDDDDEMEEEGEQVNDSDDDWKPVEGDEVLRDSDGETQTTKKHKIDSSGVETENSDAALSCHVCGALLKSDASFVKHAWSHVDDPGSVCGMCGECSETDEALKHHLQSLHKTDDCHICGESFLSKLGLDEHVAAHSGETPHRCDVCDAAFALKVSLENHQKCHKEAKLHKCFTCHKVFKLKEQLKAHRRTHANKKTHLCGVCGKSLSNYRSLSRHKMTHSAERPHGCQVCGRSFKLIGTLRQHEKIHTDRERSYLCDVCCKMFLTSLQLENHMRTHTNEKPYNCGECGRRFSTKGSLTVHMRVHTGETPYRCPACGWAFKRKTNLDNHMTVHSGVKAYVCGICGKGCARKTHLTVHMRTHNGERPYKCTLCDKAFTQSHCLKTHMKSHLVAESVT, from the exons ATGAGAAACGCAGACGAGAAGTTGAGTCAAACGCGTAAAGCTCAGATTCTCGGAGAGTTCGTGACCGAGCGACTCGCCGCCGCCTCCCGGGAGATCCTAGCGGCGGTGGAGAGGACCGTGTCCGGGTacgaggaggaggcggcgggcTTCAGGCTGGAGGTGGAGCggcagaggaggcagctggAGGCGCTGCTGCAGCCGCGGGTCAAGCTGCAAAGAGCCG gTGTGAAGCGACGCAGGATCCTCAGCCACGCCGAcgaagaggaggctgaggaagaGAAACTGGAAGATCTGAAGAACCAAACTCCATCAAG ACCTCAGAGGAAGTCCGTCAGTCCTCAGGCCAGTGAAACCCAGAACCACGTGCACCTCAGGATCCGCATCCTGGACGACCCGCAGACTGATGTTCTTTCAAAAAACG TTCTGAAGAAATGTCCGATGCTGAAGCTGAAGTGTCCTCGTGGTCTGGAGCAGTCGGACTTCCTGGACCTGCTGAGGCGCACCTTCCCTCAGCTGGCGACAAACGATAAACCTCTGGACATCTTAACGTCCGACAGGGGACGTAAGTTACGATGTCTGAAGCTGAAGACGGTGACGCCGGAGGAGCTCCACAGAAACATCAGCCGTGCAGGACGAGGGACGTCAACGCTTTTCATCAGACCCaag gctCGAACAGAACCTGAGGCGAGCGAGGAAGAAATTCAACCACTACGGAGGAAAGACGACGGCACCAGAGACTCGTCATCCACCGCCGCCGTGTTGATGTGTGATGACGTTGCACCACAAACAAG CGGTCGTGTTCAGGAGGCAGACGTTGTATCCGGCGGTTCAACGTTACAACAGCAAGACCTTCGAACAGAGGATGAGGACGACGATGTTGAcgatgaggatgatgacgaAGCTCAGGACGCTGTGTGCCGCCCTGCAGCTGAGAGTGAACGAGACGCtgatgacgacgacgatgatgatgatgaaatggaagaagagggagaacaGGTGAACGACAGCGATGACGACTGGAAACCAGTAGAGGGCGACGAGGTGCTGAGGGACAGCGACGGCGAAACGCAGAcgacaaagaaacacaagatCGATAGTTCTGGAGTCGAGACTGAAAACAGCGACGCCGCTCTCTCTTGTCACGTCTGCGGAGCTCTGCTCAAATCAGACGCCTCCTTCGTGAAACACGCCTGGAGTCACGTGGATGATCCAGGAAGTGTTTGCGGCATGTGTGGAGAGTGTTCAGAGACCGACGAGGCGCTGAAGCATCATCTACAAAGTCTCCACAAAACCGACGACTGTCACATCTGTGGTGAATCTTTCCTGAGCAAGCTCGGCCTTGACGAGCACGTGGCGGCCCACTCAGGGGAGACGCCGCacagatgtgatgtgtgtgacgCTGCTTTTGCGTTGAAGGTGTCTCTAGAGAATCATCAGAAATGCCACAAGGAGGCGAAGCTTCACAAATGCTTCACCTGCCACAAAGTGTTCAAACTGAAGGAGCAGCTAAAAGCTCACCGCCGCACTCACGCCAACAAGAAGACGCACCTCTGCGGCGTCTGCGGCAAATCCCTCAGCAACTACAGATCGTTATCTCGCCACAAAATGACGCACTCCGCAGAACGACCTCACGGCTGTCAGGTCTGTGGCAGGAGCTTCAAACTCATCGGGACGCTACGACAACATGAGAAGATTCAcacggacagagagagatcGTACCTCTGCGACGTTTGCTGCAAAATGTTCCTGACGAGCTTACAGCTGGAGAACCACATGAGGACGCACACCAACGAGAAGCCGTACAACTGCGGCGAGTGCGGCAGGAGATTCAGCACCAAGGGATCGCTGACCGTTCACATGCGGGTCCACACGGGCGAAACGCCGTACCGCTGCCCGGCCTGCGGCTGGGCCTTCAAACGCAAGACGAACCTGGACAACCACATGACGGTGCACTCGGGCGTCAAAGCGTACGTCTGTGGCATCTGTGGGAAAGGGTGCGCTCGCAAAACGCACTTGACTGTTCACATGAGGACGCACAACGGTGAGCGACCTTACAAGTGCACGCTCTGCGACAAAGCGTTCACTCAGAGCCActgtctgaaaacacacatgaagagCCACCTAGTGGCAGAAAGTGTGACGTAG
- the LOC118102938 gene encoding lecithin retinol acyltransferase — MLDTLTFLLERLFLLAHIKLSSRLPPPLSGRCDRDDAPPQPAAPPHRFQRGDLLEVPRTLFTHFGIYLGENRVAHMIPDILPVLTAERRQIQEMVTNTRLLLGVLSKRASVRVDLVEDFAYGAVIRLNAMDLAVLRIPLPGEEVAQRAELMLGSLSYSLLWNNCEHFVTHCRYGSALSLQTDQFCEWLKLLILDQRNVLLTALLGLLSMVCLGISFSTALPTLLIPFTLWMAS; from the exons ATGTTGGAcaccctcaccttcctcctggAGAGACTCTTCCTCCTGGCTCACATCAAGCTCTCCTCCCGTCTGCCTCCGCCGCTCTCCGGCCGCTGTGACCGGGACGACGCTCCGCCGCAGCCCGCCGCTCCTCCGCACAGGTTCCAGCGGGGAGACCTGCTGGAGGTGCCGCGGACCCTCTTCACCCACTTCGGCATCTACCTGGGCGAGAACCGGGTGGCGCACATGATCCCGGACATCCTGCCGGTGCTGACGGCGGAGCGGCGGCAGATCCAGGAGATGGTGACGAACACGCGGCTGCTGCTCGGGGTCCTCTCCAAGCGCGCCTCCGTGCGCGTGGACTTGGTGGAGGATTTCGCGTACGGAGCCGTGATCCGGCTGAACGCCATGGACCTGGCGGTGCTCCGCATCCCGCTGCCCGGGGAGGAGGTGGCCCAGCGGGCGGAGCTGATGCTCGGCTCCCTGTCCTACAGCCTCCTCTGGAACAACTGCGAGCACTTCGTCACGCACTGCCGCTACGGGAGCGCGCTGAGTCTGCAGACTGACCAG ttCTGTGAGTGGCTGAAGTTGCTGATCCTGGACCAGCGTAACGTCCTCCTGACGGCTCTGCTCGGCCTCCTGTCCATGGTGTGTTTGGGAATATCCTTCAGCACGGCCCTGCCCACCCTCCTCATCCCCTTCACCCTGTGGATGGCCAGTTAG
- the lratb.1 gene encoding uncharacterized protein lratb.1 → MSPLARWLRSGPAGFRQLWRRRRSEEFVSLSPDANLLRCSSSAAFPPNTHRQTRSGSRCFTGSARTEPVRIGCASGFWGDTATSVPQLIYSGKLDFLVFDYLSEITMSLLTATKAKMPNLGYTPDFVHVALAPFINDIHRKGIRVVSNAGGVNPLACAEAIQEVIKKAGLDLKVAVVTGDDLMPQRSSLAEVKMADGGSRQRLPKTLHSMNAYLGAGPIRRCLDLGADIVVTGRCVDSAVALGPLMHTFGWQRDDYDLLAAGSLAGHLIECGAQSTGGIFTDWHKVPDWDNMGFPVVECSRDGSFILSKPPKTGGLVSFGTVAEQLVYEIGDPRRYLLPDVICDFSQVAIKEIPGVEGGAVKVTGAKGFTPSHDYKVCATYMDGFRATAVCPVGGPRATEKARRTADTIIKRTKRMFKQLGMEDFSSVNVQVLGAEDTYGPNADTKGSREAVIWMAVHHKQKKALELFSREVAPAGTGMAPGLTGIVGGRPRVSPVLKPFFFLHPKSELKADIHVDGQLVESLSEAGPDKNELEAPPTTADDAPDRDLPSGRYSYRLEELAYTRSGDKGDSANIGVVARHPLFFPYLKKHLTSSVVEEYFSHLLQPGVANAVTRFTLPGIHGLNFVLNSSLGGGGVASLRSDPQGKAFGQMLLDVKLRGLPDLKSLVD, encoded by the exons ATGTCTCCTCTCGCACGGTGGCTCCGCAGCGGACCTGCGGGCTTCAGGCAGCTGTGGCGCCGCAGACGCTCGGAAGAGTTCGTCAGTTTGTCTCCGGACGCGAACTTGTTGCGCTGCAGCTCGTCCGCCGCGTTTCCCCCGAACACACACCGTCAAACCCGCAGCGGCTCCAGGTGCTTCACCGGCTCTGCCAGGACCGAGCCGGTCCGGATCGGCTGTGCCTCCGGGTTCTGGGGGGACACAGCGACCTCAg TGCCTCAGCTGATCTACAGCGGGAAGCTGGACTTCCTGGTTTTTGACTACCTCAGTGAGATCACCATGTCTCTGCTCACCGCCACCAAGGCCAAGATGCCT AATCTGGGCTACACTCCGGATTTCGTCCACGTCGCTCTGGCTCCGTTCATTAATGACATCCACAGGAAAG GTATTCGTGTCGTCAGTAACGCAGGAGGCGTGAACCCTCTGGCCTGCGCCGAGGCCATACAGGAAGTCATCAAGAAGGCGGGCCTCGACCTTAAGGTCGCTGTGGTTACCGGCGATGACCTCATGCCCCAA AGAAGCAGCCTCGCTGAAGTAAAGATGGCGGACGGCGGCAGCAGACAGCGGTTACCGAAAACGCTCCACAGTATGAACGCTTATCTCGG tgCTGGTCCGATCCGGCGGTGTCTCGATCTCGGGGCCGACATCGTGGTGACGGGACGCTGCGTGGACAGCGCGGTGGCTCTGGGGCCGCTCATGCACACC TTTGGCTGGCAGAGGGACGACTATGACCTACTTGCAGCTGGGag tcttgCAGGTCACCTGATCGAGTGTGGCGCTCAGAGTACAGGAGGGATCTTCACCGACTGGCACAAAGTTCCTGACTG ggACAACATGGGTTTCCCGGTCGTCGAGTGCTCCAGGGACGGATCCTTCATTCTCTCCAAACCGCCCAAAACCGGCGGCCTCGTCTCCTTCGGCACAGTGGCCGAGCAGCTGGTGTACGAGATCGGCGACCCACGGCGTTACCTGCTGCCCGACGTCATCTGTGACTTCAGCCAGGTGGCCATCAAGGAAAtaccag gtgtagAGGGAGGGGCTGTCAAAGTGACCGGTGCTAAAGGCTTCACTCCGTCACATGACTACAAG GTGTGTGCGACCTACATGGACGGGTTCAGGGCGACGGCGGTCTGTCCAGTTGGAGGGCCGAGAGCCACAGAAAAGGCCAGACGGACGGCGGACACCATCATCAAACG cacgAAGCGGATGTTCAAGCAGCTGGGAATGGAAGATTTCAGCTCCGTCAACGTCCAGGTCCTGGGAGCTGAGGACACTTATGGTCCCAACGCTGACaccaag ggctcCAGAGAGGCAGTGATTTGGATGGCCGTCCACCACAAACAGAAGAAAGCTCTGGAACTTTTTTCCAGAGAAGTAGCTCCTGCAGGGACCGGGATGG CTCCCGGACTCACCGGCATCGTGGGCGGACGTCCCCGAGT GTCTCCTGTTCTCAAGCCGTTCTTCTTCTTGCACCCGAAATCTGAACTCAAG GCCGACATTCACGTTGACGGACAGTTGGTGGAGTCGCTTTCAGAGGCGGGACCAGACAAGAATGAGCTGGAGGCCCCTCCCACCACAGCAGACGACGCACCTGACAgag acctgCCCAGTGGACGATACAGCTACAGACTGGAGGAACTGGCCTACACGAGGAGCGGAGACAAAGGAGACTCAGCCAACATCG GCGTCGTCGCTCGTCATCCTCTTTTCTTCCCGTACCTGAAGAAACACCTGACGTCCTCAGTGGTGGAGGAATATTTCTCGCACCTCCTTCAGCCGGGAGTCGCCAACGCTGTCACACG ATTCACGCTGCCGGGGATCCACGGCCTCAACTTCGTGTTGAACAGTTCACTGGGTGGGGGAGGGGTGGCGTCCCTGCGCAGCGATccccag GGTAAAGCCTTCGGTCAGATGCTGCTGGACGTGAAGCTGAGGGGGCTGCCTGACCTCAAGTCACTGGTGGACTGA